The following nucleotide sequence is from Diospyros lotus cultivar Yz01 chromosome 3, ASM1463336v1, whole genome shotgun sequence.
ACACTGGATATGCCGGGGATAGACCCGGCTGTCATGACCCATCGCTTGGGCTATACCCTGATTGCGTGCCGATGAGGtaaaggaagaggaagtttgccCCAGAGCGGGCTAAAGCTATAGAGGCTGAGGTTGAAAAGCTTATGGAGGCTAATCATATTTAGGAGGTCGACTATCCAGAGTGGTTAGCCAACGTGGTCCTTGTTTCTAAGGGGTCAGGAAAATGaaggctttgtattgattttaaagatctTAATAAGGCCTGCCCGAATGAAAGTTACCCTCTGCCTAGGATTGACGCGTTGATTGACGGAACAGCGGGATGTCAGCTGATGAGTTTCCTGGATGCATTCCAGGGGTACCCCCAAATCCCACTACACCCTGAGGATTAGGAAAAGACTGCCTTCATCACAGATAAGGCCACTTATTATTATCgagtcatgccctttgggttAAAAAACGCTGGAGCTACATATCAGAGGTTGGTCAACAAGCTGTTTAAGGCTCAGCTCGGTCGAAACATGGAAGCTTACATTGATGATATGTTGGTCAAGAGTCTCTTGGCTGAGCAGTATCCAGACGACTAGGAGGAATGCCTCCAGACCTTGCGTCAGTaccagatgaagctcaacccggcTAAGTGTGCCTTCGGGGTGACAGCTGGTAAATTCTTGGGGTTGATGGTGCATTACCGGGGAATTGAGGCTAACCCCTTGAAGATAAAAGCCATTCTCGAGATGCCTCATCCTCGTAGTATCAAGGAGGTACAGAGACTAACCGGGAGGATAGCGGCATTAGGGAGGTTCTTGGCAAGATCTGCGGAGAGGCAATTGCCATTTTTTAAGGCCTTGACTCGAGTCCGAAATTTTGCATGGACAGAGGAATGCCAAGAGGCATTTGAGCAGTTGAAACAATGTTTAGTCTCCCCCCCCAGTCCTAGCTAAGCCATAGCCGGGAGAGtcactataaatttatctagTTGCTTCGGATGAGGCCGTCAGTTCGGTTTTGATACGGGAGGAGGACAAAGTTCAAACGCTGGTCTACTATATGAGCAAGAGATTGGTCAAAGTTGAGATTCATTACACACCAACAGAAAAGTTGGCCTATGCCCTAGTCATCTCCGCTCGAAAGTTGAGGCCCTACTTCGAGGCACATCATATTATCGTCCTATCAAGTCAGCCATTGAGACATGTGTTGGGAAAGCCAGACTTATCGGGGAGAATGCTCAAATGGGCGGTGGAGCTAAGTGCCTTTGACATCGACTATCGATCTCGGCCGGCCATCAAGGCGCAAGCTCTTGCTAACTTCATCCTGGAAGGCACCCTACCAAAGGAAGCGGACGAAGGAGTTTCCCAGACTTGGACTCTCTTTGTCGATGGCAGCTCCAGTGTCGAAGGTAGTGGCGCTGGATTACTGCTCCAAGGCCCCGATGGCCAGGCTTGGCCATATGCCCTCCACTTTGAGTTTAATGCCTCTAACAATGAAGCCGAGTACGAGGCGCTCATTGTCGAGCTCAGACTAGCGAAACATATGGGAGTCAGGGATTTGAAGGTATATTCTGACTCGAACTTAATTGAGCAACAGGTCACATGGGAGTTTGAGGCCCGGGAGGATGCCATGGCCCAATACTTGGCAATAGCCAAGGGTCTTATGGCACGGTTTCAAGCAATGAAAATCAATCATGTCCCACGTGCGCAGAATGCAATGGCGGATGCTCTCTCGAGGATAGCTGCTTCTTCCTTCCCCAGGAATTCCCGAGCTGTCTACATGGAGTCGTTGCCCCAGAGGAGCATAGAGATAGAAGCAGAGCAGCTTTGCATAGAAGAGGTAGAAAATTGGATGGATTCGATTGTAGCACATCTAACCAATGTATGGCTACCAGAGGAGGAACAAGAGACTCAAAAACTCAAGCGTCAGGATGCCAAGTTTCTTCTGATCGGATCAGACCTTTATAAGAAATCCTTCACTCAGCCGCTGCTAAAATGAATTGGGCCCGTCGAGGCCGACAACATCTTAAGGGAAATCCACGAGGGGATTTGCCGCAGTCACATTGGAGCTCGGTCTCTTTCCTAGAAGGCACTTCGAcaggggtattattggccaacaaTGATGAGCGACGCTATGTAGTTGGTCCGGACCTGTGAGAGATGCCAAAGAACTTCCAACCTAGTTCATACCCCGGCAGCTGAACTCACCCACCTGGCTTCACCTTGTCCATTTTCCAGGTGGGGAGTGGATATCCTCGGGCCCTTCCCGCTAGCAGCTGGACAGAACAAGTACCTAATAGCGGCCATCGACTACTTTACTAAGTGGGTGAAGGCCGAGCCTTTGGCAACTATTACAGGCCGGAGGGTAAAATAATTCCTATGGAAATCCATCATCTGCCGGTTCGGTATTCCAATGGTGATAATAACGGATAATGGCACCCAATTTGAGGACCGGTCGGTGCAAGAATGGTGCCGCGAGTTGGGGATTAAGCAGGATTTTACCTCAGTGGCCCATCCTCAAGCTAATGGGTAGGTGGAGCTGACGAACAGGACCATTCTACAAAGACTCTGAGCTCGGGTTGACAAGGCGGATGGCCGGTGGGTAGATGAGCTCCCCAATATACTATGGTCCTACCGGACCATGCTGGGAACGGCTACAAGAGAATGCCCTTTCACACTGTGCTATGGCTCGGAGGCTCTTATCCCTGTCGAGATTGGGGTAATGAGCTACCGAGTGGAGCATTTCGATCCCGAGGTTAATGAATAAGGGCTAAGGTGTAACTTGGATCTAATGGATGGGCTTCGAGACCTGGCGCGAATTCGACAAGCCGACTATAACCAACGCATTGCTaggtactacaatcgacgagtccaTGGTAGGAGTTTCATGCCAGGAGATCTTGTACTACGACGGTTTGACGTGAGTCATCCTCGAGACGCGAATAAACTAACTTTGAACTGGGAAGGACCGTATCGGGTGGTGGAATCCTTAAGTCcgggggcatatcgactagaagacatggaagaCAAGCCCTTGAAGCATACTTGGAATGTgcaaaacttaaggaagttttatcaatgagcaagggaattccctgaacctctttgtactctttttatGACTAATGGCAATACTTTGAATTCTCTCCATCTAAGAGCAATTTCACAAAAGACAACACTTcgccaaagaaaaatccaagggtcacgagccctaggccatccccaaaggtggactaatggccacggaaaaacTTTAACCCAACACCCTTCTTCCCTAGGGAAtgactaaaatccaagggtcacgagccctaggtcgtccccaaaggtggactaaggGCTACGGATAAACTCTAGCCCGACACCCTTCTCCACGAGGGAGtgactaaaatccaagggttacgAGCCCTAGggcgtccccaaaggtggactaatggccatgGAAAAACTCTAACCCAACACCCTCATTCGCGAGGGAGtgactaaaatccaagggtcacgagccctaggtcgTCCCCAAAGGTGAACTAAGGCCCACGGACAAACTCTAGCCCGACACCCTtctccgcgagggagtggctaaaatccaagagTCACGAGCcttaggccgtccccaaaggtggactaatggccacagAAAAACTCTAACCCAACATCCTCCttcgcgagggagtggctaaaatctaagggtcacgagccctaggctgtccccaaaggCGGACTAATGGCTACGAAAAAACTCTAggccaacaccctcctccgcgagggaggggctaaaatccaagggtcatgagccctaggctgtccccaaaggCAGACTAATAGCC
It contains:
- the LOC127796857 gene encoding uncharacterized protein LOC127796857, whose protein sequence is MKLNPAKCAFGVTAGKFLGLMVHYRGIEANPLKIKAILEMPHPRSIKEVQRLTGRIAALGRFLARSAERQLPFFKALTRVRNFAWTEECQEAFEQLKQFASDEAVSSVLIREEDKVQTLVYYMSKRLVKVEIHYTPTEKLAYALVISARKLRPYFEAHHIIVLSSQPLRHVLGKPDLSGRMLKWAVELSAFDIDYRSRPAIKAQALANFILEGTLPKEADEGVSQTWTLFVDGSSSVEGSGAGLLLQGPDGQAWPYALHFEFNASNNEAEYEALIVELRLAKHMGVRDLKVYSDSNLIEQQVTWEFEAREDAMAQYLAIAKGLMARFQAMKINHVPRAQNAMADALSRIAASSFPRNSRAVYMESLPQRSIEIEAEQLCIEEVENWMDSIVAHLTNVWLPEEEQETQKLKRQDAKFLLIGSDLYKKSFTQPLLK